The region TGCGCAGCGGCATGCCGCGCACAGGGCCGTTCAACACGACGCTCTCGCATAGGGGGTGGTCCGCGATGAGCCATGCCTCGCCGATTGCGGCCCTGTCAGGGAGTGGCTTGCCGAACAGCGTCTGCAGCCGGCGGCCACCCCAGATGCGCTCGAAATACGATTCTTCGAAGCGCAACACGCCTATCTCGCGGGCGTTCATGTGCCCAGACCTCCTTCGATTGCGGCATCGCGGTCGAGCGTCCGGAACACGAGCGTGCCGCCGTGGTGTTCCCTGCCCGCCTGCTGCTTCTCTTCGAGCACTTCCAGGTGCCCCAGCGCCACAGAGAGCACGAGATACAGATTCTCCAAAGGTGCTTCCGGGTAGAGCTTTCTGGCCAGCGCATACGGCGTGATGCCGCCGGAACCCATCAGCCGCAGCACGCGGCGCTCGCGCCGCGCGTGCTTGGCCAGCGCCGCATCAATGACGCGCCGGTAGTCCCGGAACGGCTCGCCGTGGCCGGGAAAGCACAGGCCCAGTTCAAGTTGCCGCGACCGGTGCAGCGACCGCTGGTAGGCCACGAGGCTCTTGATGCGCGGCGCATCCGGCCGCGCGGGACGGTGGATGAGCGGGTTCGGGTTGATGTTTTCAAGAAGGTGGTCGCCCGTGGCGGTACACCGGCCGCGATGCGATACCAGCAGCGTGTCCGTGACGGAATGCCCCGGCACGAAATACGCGGTGAACGGGGCAACCTCGCCGCAATCCTCATACACGTGGTCAATGTGATAAGGCTCGCTCAGGTTCCGGAAGCCGGCCATGAATGCCGTAACGCCGCGAACTTCCGGCGCCGGAACGCCCAATTCATGCAACATGTCCGAAAAATAGGCGTCCCATTCCGCGGGGTCCACTCGATTCTCGGGCCGGTTTTCCGAGGGCACTTCCGGGTGCGCATAGGTGACCGCGCGGGACTCCTCGACAATCCGGCGCAACAACCCTGCATGGTCTACATGGTGGTGCGTGAGCAGCACACGTTCGATATCGGAGACGAGCAGCCTGTGCGCGCGCAGGCCCGCCGTCAGCGCCGCGTAGGCGTCGTCCGTGCGCGGTCCCGTGTCGATCAGCGTCAAGGGTTCGCCTTTCCAAAGGAACACATTCACCGGCCCGACCGGGAACGGCGTGGGAATCTCGATGGGGAAGAGGTCTTGTGGAAACGTATGTGCCATCATGTCATCTAC is a window of Candidatus Hydrogenedentota bacterium DNA encoding:
- a CDS encoding MBL fold metallo-hydrolase encodes the protein MMAHTFPQDLFPIEIPTPFPVGPVNVFLWKGEPLTLIDTGPRTDDAYAALTAGLRAHRLLVSDIERVLLTHHHVDHAGLLRRIVEESRAVTYAHPEVPSENRPENRVDPAEWDAYFSDMLHELGVPAPEVRGVTAFMAGFRNLSEPYHIDHVYEDCGEVAPFTAYFVPGHSVTDTLLVSHRGRCTATGDHLLENINPNPLIHRPARPDAPRIKSLVAYQRSLHRSRQLELGLCFPGHGEPFRDYRRVIDAALAKHARRERRVLRLMGSGGITPYALARKLYPEAPLENLYLVLSVALGHLEVLEEKQQAGREHHGGTLVFRTLDRDAAIEGGLGT